Proteins found in one Quercus robur chromosome 2, dhQueRobu3.1, whole genome shotgun sequence genomic segment:
- the LOC126702088 gene encoding uncharacterized protein LOC126702088, whose product MGRSLFKKLLFDDSDEDEIMRRILKGSTVQRKRRRYIERDRLAGHKRLYLDYFADTPVYPPNLFRRRFRMSRSLFLRIQSRVETYESYFIQKRDGAQKWGLSSLQKITAALRMLAYGVTADFMDEYVRIGESTAMKSLKKFVKAVVDIFSKEYLRSPNNDDIARLLANGEKRGFPGMLGSIDCMHWKWKNCPVAWKGQYSGHIHEPTIVLEAVAFYDLWIWHAFFGLPGSNNDINVLERSPIFSELEQGRAPAVNYSINGHEYKMGYYLADGIYPKWSTFVKTIPYPREQKKKLFAQAQEANRKDVERAFGVLQARFAIVRGPARFFHAETLQDIMKACVILHNMIVEDERDVNEAVELDYEQIDDNPTIQMSRENTNTFTEFIETHQCIRDRKIHSQLQTDLVEHLWQLQGEL is encoded by the coding sequence ATGGGTCGCtctctttttaaaaagttgCTTTTTGACGACTCAGACGAGGATGAAATAATGAGGCGAATTCTTAAAGGTTCAACAGTACAACGTAAACGTCGTCGGTATATCGAACGTGATCGTTTGGCAGGCCATAAAAGACTTTATCTCGACTACTTTGCTGACACACCAGTATATCCTCCTAATTTATTTAGGAGGAGATTTCGGATGAGTCGATCCCTTTTTCTCCGTATTCAATCTAGGGTAGAAACTTATGAATcttattttatccaaaaaagagatggTGCCCAAAAATGGGGTTTATCTTCTCTTCAAAAGATAACAGCTGCACTTAGGATGCTTGCGTATGGAGTTACAGCTGATTTTATGGATGAGTATGTGCGGATTGGAGAATCCACTGCAATGAAAAgtctaaaaaaatttgttaaagcgGTGGTTGATATTTTCTCCAAGGAATACTTGAGGTCTCCAAACAACGACGATATTGCTAGACTTTTAGCCAATGGGGAAAAACGTGGATTTCCAGGGATGCTAGGGAGCATTGATTGCATGCATTGGAAATGGAAAAATTGTCCAGTTGCATGGAAAGGTCAGTACTCTGGTCACATTCATGAGCCAACCATTGTTTTGGAAGCAGTGGCATTTTATGATCTTTGGATATGGCATGCGTTTTTTGGGTTACCTGGGTCAAATAATGACATTAATGTATTAGAACGGTCTCCTATATTTTCTGAGCTCGAACAAGGACGTGCTCCTGCGGTTAATTACTCAATAAATGGTCATGAGTATAAAATGGGATACTATCTTGCCGATGGCATCTATCCGAAGTGGTCAACATTTGTTAAAACAATTCCATATCCacgagaacaaaaaaaaaaattatttgcacaAGCCCAAGAGGCGAATAGGAAGGATGTAGAGCGTGCATTTGGAGTTCTTCAAGCGAGATTCGCAATTGTGCGTGGACCTGCAAGATTTTTCCATGCTGAAACGCTCCAAGACATCATGAAAGCTTGTGTAATTCTTCATAACATGATCGTTGAGGATGAGCGAGATGTAAACGAAGCGGTGGAATTAGATTATGAGCAAATTGATGACAATCCTACCATACAAATGTCACGGGAGAACACAAATACATTTACGGAGTTCATTGAAACCCATCAATGTATTCGAGACCGTAAAATTCATTCTCAACTTCAAACAGACCTCGTTGAGCATTTATGGCAATTACAAGGGGAGTTGTAG
- the LOC126702095 gene encoding glutathione S-transferase T3-like translates to MVLQEHIEQYGNYLQGDSDFVEPFLSGSQNPSMPIQPIPEVEIVTPNPTKRGGNFSVDEDLLLIAAWLNIGMDAVHGTDQKGDKFWEKVWEFFCKNNTYGTTRTSTSLSSRWGNINRETSRFAGFMAKVEARNRSGTTDEDKLKEARDIYQATPNSKTGKKVAFAFEHCWVVLKNQPKWSMLKERSKGLPQTQSSVNQVDSNDDDTVVLERPIGRKAEKAKRKRIDGDKGFDDYLEKKLRYIEASHEQDKEALRIKAERLRLETIREEGRIMTMDTSSMNDKEKLYFENLKDQILARQVGFDPRNM, encoded by the exons ATGGTTTTACAAGAACACATTGAACAATATGGTAATTACTTACAAGGGGATTCCGATTTTGTGGAACCATTTTTAAGTGGGTCTCAAAATCCTTCAATGCCCATCCAGCCTATACCGGAAGTTGAAATTGTCACCCCTAATCCAACAAAACGTGGTGGCAACTTCAGTGTAGATGAGGACCTCCTCCTCATCGCTGCATGGCTTAACATTGGCATGGATGCTGTGCATGGTACTGATCAAAAGGGTGATAAATTTTGGGAGAAAGTGTGGGAGTTTTTTTGCAAGAATAATACTTATGGAACCACACGTACTAGTACCTCCCTATCAAGTCGATGGGGAAATATTAATAGGGAGACAAGTAGGTTTGCTGGGTTCATGGCGAAAGTTGAAGCCCGAAATAGAAGCGGTACGACTGATGAGGACAAG ttgaaaGAAGCAAGGGATATATATCAAGCTACACCAAATTCAAAAACCGGCAAAAAGGTAGCTTTTGCTTTTGAACATTGTTGGGTTGTGTTGAAGAACCAACCAAAGTGGAGTATGCTTAAGGAAAGATCAAAAGGGCTCCCTCAAACTCAAAGTTCAGTCAATCAAGTTGATAGCAATGATGATGATACAGTGGTGCTAGAGAGACCAATTGGTCGAAAAGCCGAAAAGGCTAAGCGAAAGAGGATAGATGGTGATAAGGGCTTTGAtgattatttggaaaaaaaattgcgcTATATTGAAGCATCACATGAACAAGACAAAGAGGCTCTTCGCATCAAAGCGGAAAGGCTTCGTCTTGAAACTATTAGGGAGGAGGGAAGAATAATGACTATGGATACAAGTAGCATGAATGACAAGgaaaaactttattttgaaaatctcaaggATCAAATCCTTGCAAGACAAGTTGGGTTTGACCCAAGGAACATGTAG
- the LOC126714561 gene encoding glutaredoxin-C1-like, producing the protein MHYQTESWGSYMPTRSSVGDPLERIERLASENAVVIFSMSTCCMCHAIKRLFCGMGVNPTVHELDEDPRGKDMEKALMRLLGSSTAVPVVFIGGKLVGAMDSVMASHINGTLVPLLKEAGALWL; encoded by the coding sequence atgcattaccAAACTGAGTCATGGGGTTCTTATATGCCAACAAGGAGTAGCGTTGGCGATCCACTAGAGCGCATAGAAAGGCTGGCCTCAGAGAACGCGGTGGTCATCTTCAGCATGAGCACATGTTGCATGTGTCATGCCATAAAGAGACTCTTTTGTGGCATGGGGGTGAACCCAACTGTGCACGAGTTGGATGAGGACCCTAGAGGCAAAGACATGGAAAAGGCTCTGATGAGGCTCTTAGGAAGCTCCACTGCTGTACCTGTTGTGTTCATTGGTGGCAAACTTGTTGGTGCAATGGACAGTGTCATGGCCTCTCACATCAATGGAACTTTGGTGCCTCTTCTCAAAGAAGCTGGGGCTCTCTGGCTCTGA
- the LOC126714562 gene encoding membrane-anchored ubiquitin-fold protein 4, with the protein MPEEELVELKFRIYDGSDIGPFRYSPASTVAMVKERIVSEWPKDKKIIPKGANDIKLINAGKVLENNKTVGQCRVPFGELPRGVITMHAVVQPSLAKAKTEKKVDDVPRKSFCSCSIL; encoded by the exons ATGCCGGAGGAGGAACTGGTTGAGCTCAAGTTCCGAATCTACGATGGGTCAGATATTGGTCCCTTCCGCTACTCGCCGGCCTCCACTGTAGCAATGGTCAAGGAGAGAATTGTGTCAGAGTGGCCAAAAG ATAAGAAAATCATACCCAAGGGAGCAAATGACATAAAGCTGATAAATGCTGGGAAAGTATTGGAAAACAACAAGACTGTCGGCCAGTGTAGAGTACCTTTTGGTGAGCTTCCAAGAGGAGTTATCACCATGCATGCTGTTGTGCAGCCATCTTTAGCAAAAGCAAAAACAG AAAAGAAGGTTGATGATGTCCCAAGAAAAagtttttgttcatgttccATATTGTAA